One genomic region from Evansella sp. LMS18 encodes:
- a CDS encoding phosphatidate cytidylyltransferase — translation MKQRIITAVIAGAGFLTLIILGGWPFTVLMIALALIAMSELLKMKQVRIMSPMGLSSFFLMLLLLTPDNVLTLDWLHVHQLELFLLFIVVLLATTVISKNEFTFDEAGFIILAAVYVGLGFNYFIYTRFLEDGLIIIFFILILVWATDSGAYFAGRAFGKRKLWPEISPNKTIEGALGGIALAFAAGIIYSLFLPIFTSMLTTLLFILVVSTAGQMGDLVESALKRHYAVKDSGQVLPGHGGILDRFDSLIYVMPILYLLGFV, via the coding sequence GTGAAACAGAGAATAATTACAGCAGTTATAGCAGGAGCAGGTTTTCTTACATTGATTATACTTGGCGGCTGGCCTTTCACTGTATTAATGATAGCACTCGCACTCATAGCAATGAGTGAGCTGCTGAAGATGAAACAGGTCAGGATTATGTCACCGATGGGGTTGAGCAGTTTTTTTCTTATGCTGCTGCTTCTGACCCCGGATAATGTTTTAACCCTTGACTGGCTGCATGTGCATCAGCTTGAATTATTTCTGCTTTTCATTGTTGTTCTTCTTGCGACCACAGTTATAAGCAAAAATGAATTTACTTTTGATGAAGCAGGTTTTATAATTCTTGCAGCAGTTTATGTGGGGCTTGGCTTTAATTATTTTATATATACCAGATTTCTTGAAGACGGATTGATAATAATCTTTTTTATCCTGATATTAGTTTGGGCTACTGATTCCGGAGCCTATTTTGCAGGACGAGCCTTTGGAAAAAGGAAGTTATGGCCGGAGATAAGCCCCAACAAAACGATTGAAGGAGCACTTGGGGGAATTGCGCTTGCCTTTGCTGCGGGGATCATCTATTCCTTATTTTTGCCAATTTTCACATCTATGCTGACAACATTGCTGTTTATACTGGTGGTATCAACAGCGGGACAAATGGGTGATCTTGTAGAATCTGCATTGAAAAGGCATTATGCCGTTAAGGATTCCGGGCAGGTTCTCCCTGGCCACGGCGGTATACTCGACAGGTTTGACAGTCTGATTTATGTCATGCCGATTCTGTATCTGCTGGGATTTGTTTAA
- a CDS encoding isoprenyl transferase, producing the protein MFNKFTGKKKNDSVQDSETSVMQDNLPGHVAIIMDGNGRWAKKRGLPRVAGHREGMNVIRRIVRQADKLGIHTLTLYAFSTENWKRPKTEVDFLMGLPERFLNKELPELMERNVIVKHTGSKDVLPPSTIRAVENAVEKTKDNKGLILNFALNYGSRSEIIEAVKNMYKSLEEKELSIDDISEDMLEENLMTAELRDPDLLIRTSGEVRLSNFMLWQLAYSELWFTDTLWPDFTEEDFNSAIRAYQMRARRYGGV; encoded by the coding sequence ATGTTTAATAAATTTACAGGCAAAAAAAAGAATGATTCTGTGCAGGACAGCGAAACCAGTGTTATGCAGGATAATCTCCCGGGCCATGTTGCAATTATAATGGACGGGAACGGCAGATGGGCCAAGAAAAGGGGATTACCTCGTGTAGCCGGGCACAGGGAAGGAATGAATGTAATCAGGAGGATCGTCAGGCAGGCGGACAAACTGGGGATTCATACTTTAACCCTGTACGCGTTTTCCACAGAAAACTGGAAACGCCCTAAGACAGAAGTAGACTTTCTTATGGGGCTTCCGGAACGTTTTTTAAATAAAGAGCTCCCTGAACTGATGGAAAGAAACGTTATTGTCAAACACACAGGTTCAAAGGATGTGCTTCCTCCTTCTACTATCAGGGCTGTGGAAAATGCAGTGGAGAAGACGAAGGACAATAAAGGGCTTATTTTAAATTTTGCCCTGAACTACGGAAGCCGTTCAGAGATTATTGAAGCTGTAAAAAATATGTATAAATCTCTTGAGGAAAAAGAGTTGTCCATAGATGATATATCTGAAGATATGCTGGAAGAGAACCTGATGACAGCTGAACTGAGAGACCCTGACTTATTAATCAGGACGAGCGGGGAAGTCCGCCTGAGTAATTTTATGCTCTGGCAGCTTGCCTATTCTGAACTTTGGTTTACAGATACTTTGTGGCCTGACTTCACAGAAGAAGACTTCAACAGTGCAATAAGAGCTTATCAGATGAGAGCGCGCAGATATGGAGGCGTATAG